The following coding sequences are from one Prochlorococcus sp. MIT 0604 window:
- a CDS encoding NADPH-dependent assimilatory sulfite reductase hemoprotein subunit yields MIKVEKVKKKRDSAKEETVCLANGLEVSKFENFKKSSQFLKEPLATELVNESDHFTNDAVQLLKFHGSYQQDNRENRRPGKSKDWQMMLRLRNPGGEVSGKLFLALDELSDKLGNGTLRATTRQAFQMHGIRKENLKEVIQTIVNSMGSTLAACGDINRNVMAPAAPFDSPDYNIARALAKKVADLLTPMAGQGTFLELWADGDLEYTIKPDKDIEAIRKLQFKDNVFSGIKDEPLYGSTYLPRKFKCAVTVPGDNSVDLLTNDIGIVAFTSKDGNLEGCNFYVGGGMGRTHNNEETFARIADPLGYVEEPDVYELIQSIVAIQRDYGDRKSRKNSRMKYLLHRKGIKWFKKILSDKYFKKEIKKIRKEPDKVLIDYLGWHKQNKTSHFVGLPLLSGRLSGEKKNTITSIVKKYNLDLRLTPNQDILLCNIANKNKGEIQKSLSKIGYENLENINEIQRHALACPALPLCGLAMTEAERILPDVLKRIENLLLDLKIQKTILFRMTGCPNGCTRPYMAELALVGSGQNKYQLWLGGSKNLQRLAKPFLQRMELNDLEITLQPLFDSWKSNLDLDFGDFINNQDENYILNLLNENQ; encoded by the coding sequence TTGATCAAGGTTGAGAAAGTAAAAAAGAAAAGAGATTCTGCAAAGGAAGAGACTGTTTGTTTAGCAAATGGACTAGAAGTCTCCAAATTTGAAAATTTTAAAAAAAGTAGCCAATTTCTTAAGGAACCACTTGCTACGGAATTAGTCAATGAAAGTGATCATTTTACTAATGATGCAGTTCAGTTATTAAAGTTTCATGGTAGTTATCAACAAGATAACAGGGAAAATAGAAGACCTGGCAAAAGTAAAGATTGGCAAATGATGCTTAGGTTAAGAAATCCGGGCGGTGAAGTTTCTGGAAAATTATTTTTAGCATTAGATGAATTATCTGACAAATTAGGTAATGGAACACTTAGGGCCACTACAAGACAAGCCTTTCAAATGCATGGAATCAGAAAGGAGAACCTAAAGGAAGTAATTCAAACAATAGTAAATTCAATGGGCTCCACATTAGCTGCATGTGGAGATATTAATAGAAACGTTATGGCTCCTGCGGCTCCATTTGATTCGCCAGACTATAATATTGCAAGAGCATTGGCAAAAAAAGTTGCAGATCTTCTCACCCCAATGGCTGGCCAAGGCACTTTTTTAGAGCTTTGGGCTGATGGAGATTTAGAGTACACTATAAAGCCTGACAAAGATATTGAAGCAATTAGGAAGCTTCAATTCAAAGATAATGTTTTTAGTGGGATAAAAGATGAGCCTCTTTATGGTTCAACTTATTTACCGAGAAAATTCAAATGTGCCGTGACAGTTCCTGGGGACAATTCTGTTGATCTTCTTACCAATGACATAGGAATAGTTGCCTTTACTTCTAAAGATGGAAACTTAGAAGGGTGCAACTTCTATGTTGGAGGTGGTATGGGTCGCACACATAATAATGAGGAGACCTTTGCCAGAATTGCAGATCCACTTGGATATGTTGAAGAACCTGATGTTTATGAATTAATACAAAGCATTGTGGCTATTCAAAGAGATTATGGTGATAGAAAATCAAGAAAAAATTCGAGAATGAAATATCTTCTTCATAGAAAAGGTATTAAATGGTTCAAAAAGATACTTTCTGATAAGTATTTCAAAAAAGAAATTAAAAAAATTAGAAAAGAACCTGATAAGGTTCTTATTGATTACCTAGGTTGGCATAAACAAAATAAAACCTCCCATTTCGTAGGTTTACCATTGTTATCAGGAAGATTATCTGGAGAGAAGAAGAATACCATCACAAGTATTGTTAAAAAATATAATTTAGATTTAAGACTCACACCTAATCAAGATATTTTACTTTGTAATATCGCTAATAAAAACAAAGGTGAAATTCAAAAATCTCTATCAAAAATTGGATACGAAAATTTAGAAAATATTAATGAAATACAAAGACATGCTTTAGCTTGTCCTGCTTTACCACTTTGTGGGCTTGCAATGACTGAAGCTGAAAGAATATTACCTGATGTGTTAAAAAGGATTGAAAATTTACTATTAGATCTAAAAATACAAAAAACAATATTATTCAGAATGACAGGATGTCCGAATGGATGTACCAGGCCTTATATGGCCGAATTAGCACTTGTTGGAAGTGGGCAAAACAAATACCAATTATGGTTGGGGGGAAGTAAAAATCTACAAAGGCTTGCTAAACCATTTTTACAAAGAATGGAACTTAACGATTTAGAAATTACTCTTCAACCATTATTTGATAGTTGGAAGAGTAATTTGGATTTGGATTTCGGAGATTTTATAAATAATCAAGATGAAAATTATATATTAAATTTACTAAATGAAAATCAATAG
- the glyS gene encoding glycine--tRNA ligase subunit beta yields MSKYLLEIGTEELPAKFAHSVLEQFKSLIEFELDKKLIKFEHIVATSTPRRIVLLLEGLVDYAEDKIIERKGPKANSAYLNGCPTNAALGFANSLDIDVGELEIKNTEKGDFVFGKKIEKGLSTKISLSLIIPQLVKSLQGPRFMKWGTGNIKFSRPIRWISSIYNDEILDFEFDECDPKIKISNKTKSHRLINKVLEVQNPDGFFELLKRNRVIAIRKERKEKIESLINQASKSLNLKPDLSEGLLNELTDLVEWPELIIGKFSNEFLDLPVEVLSTVMKIHQRYVPLLLKNDSFSKLDLSSEKNISTTFCIISNGLEESNNNIAKGNEKVLRARFSDAKFFVESDKKVASIERNEKLKSVSYLKGLGNIFQRVERIEEVTKKILKFLNDKSLEVKKIIEAAKYCKNDLCSEIVFELPELQGIMGGKYLKHEGFSEDVCLAVAEHYLPSFYKDALPSTKYGAIVSIADKVETLISIFISGKRPSGSSDPYALRRNLNGVIKIIWDYELDLPLDKLFNELVDFWKIAFPNLNFSREKVFNDLNEFLVQRIVSHLEEISLSKELIKAVCSSDQLSQERVLNIVDLKKRITAIMNFNQKDNFIEIQKVITRVSKLAINSDLSRDVLSTRDYVNTKLFEKDCELKVFEFIGELEKLFSESYCNYLELLNLFEINVKTIEDLFDNEKGVLIMSEDLKLRNNRLNMLSLIRNYSLKIADFTLLNS; encoded by the coding sequence TTGTCTAAATATTTACTTGAGATAGGAACAGAAGAGTTGCCCGCAAAATTTGCTCATTCTGTTCTAGAGCAATTTAAATCTCTAATAGAATTTGAATTGGATAAAAAGTTAATTAAATTCGAACATATAGTTGCTACCTCCACACCAAGGAGGATAGTTCTACTTCTCGAAGGTTTAGTTGATTATGCAGAAGATAAAATAATAGAAAGAAAAGGGCCTAAAGCAAATTCAGCTTATTTAAATGGATGTCCTACTAATGCTGCTTTGGGATTTGCTAATAGCTTAGACATAGATGTAGGTGAGCTAGAAATAAAAAACACAGAAAAGGGTGATTTTGTATTTGGAAAGAAAATTGAGAAAGGATTATCAACAAAAATTTCTTTGTCTTTGATTATCCCACAATTAGTAAAGAGTCTTCAAGGCCCTCGATTTATGAAATGGGGTACTGGAAACATAAAATTTTCAAGACCTATTAGGTGGATTTCCTCTATTTATAATGATGAAATTCTTGATTTTGAATTTGATGAATGTGATCCAAAAATCAAAATAAGTAATAAAACAAAAAGTCATAGGCTAATAAATAAAGTTTTAGAAGTTCAGAATCCTGATGGTTTTTTTGAACTATTGAAACGAAATAGAGTAATAGCTATTCGAAAAGAAAGAAAAGAAAAAATTGAAAGTTTAATAAATCAGGCATCTAAATCTTTAAATCTGAAGCCTGACCTTTCAGAAGGATTACTAAATGAACTAACTGATTTAGTTGAATGGCCAGAGTTAATTATTGGCAAATTTAGTAATGAATTTCTTGATCTTCCAGTTGAAGTTCTCTCAACAGTCATGAAAATTCATCAGAGATACGTACCTCTTTTATTGAAAAACGATAGTTTTTCTAAACTAGATTTAAGCTCTGAAAAAAATATTAGTACAACTTTCTGCATTATTTCGAATGGTCTTGAAGAATCAAATAATAATATTGCCAAAGGTAATGAGAAAGTATTAAGGGCAAGGTTTTCAGATGCAAAGTTTTTCGTAGAAAGTGACAAAAAAGTTGCTTCAATCGAAAGAAATGAAAAGCTTAAATCTGTTTCATATTTGAAAGGACTTGGAAATATATTTCAGAGGGTAGAAAGGATAGAGGAAGTTACAAAAAAAATTCTTAAATTTTTAAATGATAAGTCTTTAGAAGTAAAAAAAATAATAGAAGCTGCTAAATACTGTAAAAATGACTTATGTAGCGAAATTGTTTTCGAATTACCTGAACTGCAAGGAATAATGGGTGGTAAATATCTTAAACATGAGGGATTTAGTGAGGATGTTTGCTTGGCGGTAGCTGAACATTATTTACCTTCTTTTTATAAAGATGCTTTGCCCTCCACAAAATATGGTGCAATAGTTTCTATAGCAGATAAGGTCGAAACTTTAATAAGTATATTTATTTCTGGTAAACGTCCCAGTGGATCATCTGATCCTTACGCTTTGAGAAGAAATTTGAATGGAGTGATTAAAATAATTTGGGATTATGAACTTGATTTACCTTTAGATAAATTATTTAACGAACTTGTTGATTTTTGGAAAATCGCATTTCCGAATTTAAACTTCTCAAGAGAAAAAGTATTTAATGATTTAAATGAATTTTTAGTTCAAAGAATTGTTAGTCATCTAGAAGAAATATCACTAAGTAAAGAATTAATAAAGGCCGTTTGCTCTTCTGATCAATTATCTCAAGAAAGAGTATTGAACATTGTTGATCTTAAAAAAAGGATTACAGCAATTATGAATTTTAATCAAAAGGATAATTTTATTGAAATCCAGAAGGTGATTACTAGGGTAAGCAAATTAGCTATTAATAGTGATCTTTCAAGAGATGTTCTCTCAACAAGAGATTATGTAAACACAAAACTTTTTGAAAAAGATTGTGAATTGAAAGTTTTTGAATTTATTGGCGAATTAGAAAAACTTTTTTCGGAAAGTTATTGCAATTATTTGGAACTTTTAAATTTGTTTGAGATTAATGTAAAGACTATCGAGGATTTATTTGATAATGAAAAGGGAGTACTAATAATGTCAGAGGATTTAAAACTAAGAAATAATAGACTAAATATGTTGAGCTTAATTAGAAATTATTCTCTAAAAATAGCCGACTTTACACTTTTGAACTCTTAA
- the chlP gene encoding geranylgeranyl reductase — protein MLRVAVIGGGPSGSCAAEILAKAGIKTWLFERKLDNAKPCGGAIPLCMVEEFDLPESIIDRKVRHMRMISPSNREVDISLDRVYGKSDNEFIGMCRREVMDAFMRNRASDLGATLINGLVTSIDTGDNNQGPYKLSYSDFTNGDKKGELKELTVDLLIGADGANSRVAKAMDAGDYKVAIAFQERIKLPKEEMSYYEDLAEMYVGTDVSPDFYGWVFPKYDHVAVGTGTMQKNQSLIKGLQEGVRNRAKKRLVNGEVIKVEAHPIPEHPRPRRVVGRMALVGDAAGYVTKSSGEGIYFAAKSGRMCAEEIVEASKNGQVIPSEKDLKNYLKKWDKKYGTTYKVLEILQNIFYRNDSAREAFVEMCDDMDVQRLTFDSYLYKRVVSMKPLQQLKITMLTLGSILRGKALAPLKYKPVDSAVRENKEVEKMLENYSIKGGIKVKSSKV, from the coding sequence ATTAGATAATGCAAAACCATGTGGAGGAGCAATTCCACTTTGCATGGTCGAAGAATTTGATTTGCCTGAGTCAATTATTGATAGAAAAGTAAGGCATATGAGAATGATATCTCCATCAAATAGAGAGGTAGATATAAGTTTAGATAGAGTTTATGGGAAAAGTGATAATGAGTTTATTGGGATGTGTAGAAGAGAAGTTATGGATGCCTTTATGCGCAACAGAGCATCAGATCTTGGTGCCACATTAATAAATGGATTAGTTACTTCTATTGATACAGGTGATAATAATCAAGGTCCCTATAAGCTTTCCTACTCAGATTTTACGAATGGAGATAAAAAAGGGGAACTCAAGGAGCTTACTGTTGACCTTTTGATCGGAGCTGATGGGGCAAATAGCAGAGTGGCAAAAGCAATGGATGCAGGAGATTACAAAGTTGCCATAGCATTTCAGGAAAGAATTAAATTGCCTAAAGAAGAAATGAGTTACTACGAAGATCTCGCTGAAATGTATGTCGGCACTGATGTTTCTCCTGATTTTTATGGGTGGGTATTTCCTAAATATGATCATGTTGCTGTGGGCACTGGAACCATGCAAAAGAATCAGTCATTAATTAAAGGACTTCAAGAAGGTGTAAGAAATAGGGCAAAGAAAAGACTTGTTAATGGTGAAGTAATAAAGGTAGAAGCCCACCCTATTCCTGAGCATCCAAGGCCAAGAAGAGTTGTTGGGAGAATGGCATTGGTTGGTGATGCAGCTGGTTATGTTACAAAAAGTTCTGGAGAGGGTATTTATTTTGCTGCAAAAAGCGGAAGAATGTGTGCTGAAGAAATTGTTGAAGCATCAAAAAACGGTCAAGTAATTCCATCAGAAAAAGATTTAAAAAATTATCTTAAAAAATGGGATAAAAAATATGGCACAACTTATAAGGTGCTAGAAATCCTTCAAAATATTTTCTACAGAAATGATTCTGCTAGAGAAGCCTTTGTTGAGATGTGTGATGACATGGATGTACAAAGACTTACTTTTGATAGTTACTTATACAAAAGAGTTGTCTCCATGAAACCATTACAGCAACTTAAAATTACAATGCTTACACTTGGTTCTATTTTAAGAGGGAAAGCCCTAGCACCTTTAAAATATAAACCCGTTGATAGTGCTGTTAGAGAAAATAAAGAAGTAGAAAAAATGCTAGAAAATTATTCAATAAAGGGAGGCATTAAAGTTAAGAGTTCAAAAGTGTAA